Proteins from a single region of Corylus avellana chromosome ca11, CavTom2PMs-1.0:
- the LOC132166172 gene encoding centromere protein C-like — translation MVAELRSSDPMDPLSAYSGLALFPRTFGVAPDPSKPYDPDTDLDAIHNYLKSLALQCPNKFLEEAKMVLDGSSELANYPAIKEKNVGAVEDKESLQARRPALGRKRARFFLKSNLIQPTESLEPSLDIEQLKDPEEFFLAYERLENAKRELQKQIGGVSMDLDEHNPSKTARQRRPGILGRSVRYKHRYSSVISENNENILSSQETFDSGIVSPTNDISQRKTNHDLASKERYIAGSTDNPENKVSEILDELLSGNFEDLEGDRAVSILQKRLQIKPIDLEKLNLPELRDIQKIDLKSSRRNMLRPRKALADIDNMLKGISSKSHVKLIPEAESSFHHISSPTPPSSLSASLSVLQRQILSSKSSSDPFPNPDFGHSPAKNFSSTKCTLKESDLDHTGMQLSTCDELKSPLVEEDNIDNLLKGISSKTLVKLIQEAKSPFHHIASPTPPRSPLASLSLLQRQILQSKPSNDPFSIPDFGHSPAKNSSPIECMPKESDLDHTGMQLSNCNELKSPLVGEDDTATAETDSQDVAIEDVTCTSEAIVHDNSSKLSFRVDVGSSGTHVDMEDNVGGSMDIEVIDEQLSRHDADIDAQENGSNKLEDKVEDMPQEQVEAVASPECSVNMVDTTEENSNYIRTPLDQSNPAVVEDHAVHGLSQSPDNVPEQSIEKIQESIEVSLNEQINAKSRLHRERKSKERSHRKSLAGAGLLWKSGVRRSTRIRTRPLEYWKGERLLYGRIHQSKYSLVWTFLDKGFTVL, via the exons ATGGTAGCCGAACTCCGGAGCTCTGATCCGATGGATCCGCTTTCGGCCTACTCGGGTCTCGCCCTCTTCCCCAGGACCTTCGGGGTCGCACCCGACCCGTCGAAGCCGTACGACCCTGACACCGACCTTGACGCCATCCACAACTACCTCAAGTCCTTG GCCTTACAATGTCCTAATAAATTTCTAGAGGAGGCGAAAATGGTTCTAGATGGTAGTTCAGAACTTGCAAACTACCCggcaattaaagagaaaaacgTTGGTGCTGTAGAGGATAAGGAAAGTCTCCAAGCAAGAAGGCCAGCATTGGGCCGTAAGCGGGCTCGTTTCTTTTTAAAGTCTAATTTGAT TCAACCTACTGAGAGCTTGGAACCAAGTTTGGACATTGAACAACTAAAAGACCCGGAGGAATTCTTCTTGGCCTATGAACGGCTTGAAA ATGCCAAAAGAGAATTACAAAAGCAGATTGGTGGTGTTTCAATGGATTTAGATGAGCATAATCCATCCAAAACTGCACGACAACGTCGACCAGGGATACTAGG GCGGTCAGTTAGATACAAGCATCGCTATTCATCAGTAATTTCTGAAAATAATGAGAATATTTTATCTTCTCAAGAGACATTTGATTCAGGCATTGTTAGCCCAACTAATGACATCTCACAACGCAAAACTAATCATGATTTAGCATCAAAGGAGAGGTATATAGCTG GTTCAACGGACAATCCAGAGAACAAGGTTAGTGAAATCTTAGATGAATTGCTATCTGGCAATTTTGAAGATCTGGAAGGGGATAGAGCAGTCAGTATTTTACAGAAGCGCTTGCAAATCAAACCCATTGATTTGGAGAAGTTAAACCTTCCAGAATTGCGAGATATCCAAAAGATTGATTTGAAATCTTCAAGACGAAACATGCTAAGGCCTCGGAAAGCTTTAGCGGACATTGATAATATGTTAAAAGGGATTAGCAGTAAATCACATGTGAAGCTCATACCAGAGGCAGAAAGCTCTTTTCATCATATATCTTCACCCACACCCCCATCAAGTCTGTCTGCTTCATTATCTGTGTTACAGAGGCAAATTTTGAGTTCAAAGTCATCAAGTGATCCATTTCCGAATCCTGATTTTGGCCACTCACCTGCAAAAAATTTCTCTTCGACTAAATGCACGTTGAAAGAGTCTGACCTGGATCATACAGGAATGCAGTTGAGCACTTGTGATGAGTTGAAGTCACCCTTAGTTGAGGAAGATAACATTGATAATCTGTTAAAAGGGATTAGCAGTAAAACACTTGTGAAGCTCATACAGGAGGCAAAAAGCCCTTTTCATCATATAGCTTCACCAACACCCCCAAGAAGTCCTCTTGCTTCATTATCTTTGTTACAGAGGCAAATTTTGCAGTCAAAGCCATCAAATGATCCATTTTCAATTCCTGATTTTGGCCACTCACCAGCAAAAAATTCTTCCCCGATTGAATGCATGCCGAAGGAGTCTGACCTAGATCATACAGGAATGCAGCTGAGCAATTGTAATGAGTTGAAGTCACCCTTAGTTGGGGAAGATGACACTGCAACTGCTGAGACAGATTCACAAGACGTGGCTATTGAAGATGTTACTTGTACATCTGAAGCAATTGTGCATGATAATTCCAGTAAACTTTCTTTTCGTGTTGATGTTGGCTCAAGTGGAACTCATGTTGACATGGAGGACAATGTTGGAGGCAGTATGGATATTGAAGTAATAGATGAGCAATTAAGTAGGCATGATGCTGATATAGATGCTCAGGAAAATGGATCCAATAAATTGGAGGACAAG GTAGAAGACATGCCACAGGAACAGGTGGAGGCAGTGGCTTCTCCAGAATGTAGTGTTAACATGGTGGACACAACTGAGGAAAATTCGAACTACATTCGGACTCCATTGG ATCAATCAAATCCTGCTGTGGTTGAAGACCATGCAGTGCATGGACTCTCCCAATCCCCAGATAATGTCCCAGAACAGAGTATAGAG AAAATCCAGGAAAGTATCGAGGTGTCATTGAATGAGCAAATCAATGCAAAATCACGTCTGCACAGAGAGCGCAAGAGTAAAGAACGTTCTCACAGGAAAAGCCTTGCAG GAGCTGGTTTATTGTGGAAATCTGGGGTAAGACGAAGCACTAGGATCAGGACAAGACCTTTGGAGTATTGGAAAGGAGAAAGGTTACTATATGGTCGCATCCACCAGAGTAAGTATTCTCTTGTGTGGACTTTTTTAGATAAGGGATTTACTGTATTATGA